One window of the Marinilactibacillus sp. Marseille-P9653 genome contains the following:
- a CDS encoding sensor histidine kinase KdpD, whose amino-acid sequence MGIILLLSLILNGVFMIKFYQNRKFNQRITNQLKWIEQGDALGELRKNHSSVSQDVLVEEINGLIKRHKQIQIEFNTIVNQNKQMISSISHDFRTPLTSMLGYVQILQTSAESDKEIKYLKVVEERTNVLSELVEEFYRLSLLESKDLSFEMEQAYPILLLQEQLALYHQELSQSFNTVSIQLMEETTSIETSVLDFNRLLGNLIKNAFSHGTERFCVYNELSDDSLMIYIENKVENPNALDVNKLFDRTYKGDKPRTSSSTGLGLSIAKKIAESLGYTLEAAIEGQILQFKLSIPLNERK is encoded by the coding sequence ATGGGCATCATTTTGCTGCTCAGCTTAATTCTAAATGGGGTATTCATGATTAAGTTTTACCAAAATAGAAAGTTTAATCAGCGTATCACAAACCAGCTTAAATGGATTGAACAAGGGGATGCTTTAGGTGAATTGAGAAAAAATCATTCTTCTGTTTCTCAAGATGTACTGGTTGAAGAAATTAATGGTTTAATCAAACGGCATAAACAAATTCAAATCGAATTTAATACGATTGTTAATCAGAACAAACAAATGATTTCTTCAATATCACATGACTTTAGAACACCTCTTACATCAATGCTAGGATATGTTCAAATCCTTCAGACATCTGCTGAAAGTGATAAAGAAATCAAATATTTAAAAGTAGTTGAAGAAAGAACAAATGTTTTAAGTGAGTTGGTAGAAGAATTCTATCGATTAAGTCTACTTGAATCTAAAGATCTTTCTTTTGAAATGGAACAAGCGTATCCAATTCTATTGTTACAAGAACAACTAGCGCTATATCATCAAGAATTATCACAATCTTTCAATACGGTGTCCATTCAATTGATGGAAGAGACAACTAGTATTGAAACAAGTGTATTGGATTTCAATAGACTTTTAGGAAATCTCATTAAGAATGCCTTTTCTCACGGAACAGAGCGATTTTGTGTTTACAATGAATTATCAGATGATAGTCTAATGATTTATATTGAAAACAAAGTAGAAAATCCAAATGCTCTTGACGTAAACAAACTTTTTGATAGAACCTACAAAGGGGACAAACCAAGAACGTCTAGTTCTACAGGGCTAGGCTTATCTATCGCTAAAAAAATTGCTGAATCATTAGGATATACACTTGAAGCCGCTATCGAAGGACAGATATTACAATTCAAGTTATCGATTCCCTTAAATGAACGTAAATAA
- a CDS encoding permease prefix domain 1-containing protein has translation MNTIKEYVDKMFKHVVKTQETEQLKVDILANMEDRFIALKEEGASENEAIGTVIVEFGNIEEVLEEMGLNEYQKSNNDLDDVMVVEIEDAYEYIEARRKAGLGIGLGVLACCIALGGFLGLFGLFSLESYGIILGLIWMFLFAVVGISLFIIQGYRLTSYKEYELPFILVPEAKRRIQEMMNAYKKSFIFSIVIGVALCIFSLIPVLFTALSSIDEFIVVGSGTMFVIAGVGVLLFIYTGMIWTGYQKLLAKGKSVEEVYEVREKYKRNTKITNILENIYWPILLVIYFSLSYFSGSWAWSWIIFPIGGILQSTIESIFGIED, from the coding sequence ATGAATACAATAAAAGAGTATGTGGATAAAATGTTTAAACATGTTGTAAAAACACAGGAGACTGAGCAATTAAAAGTGGATATTCTAGCAAATATGGAGGATCGATTTATCGCATTAAAAGAAGAAGGGGCCTCTGAGAACGAAGCGATTGGAACAGTAATTGTGGAGTTTGGTAATATTGAAGAAGTGCTAGAAGAGATGGGATTGAATGAGTATCAAAAATCAAATAATGATCTAGATGATGTGATGGTAGTAGAGATAGAAGATGCTTATGAGTATATAGAAGCCCGAAGAAAAGCGGGATTAGGTATCGGACTAGGTGTTCTTGCTTGTTGTATTGCTCTTGGTGGTTTTCTCGGTCTATTCGGATTATTCTCATTAGAGTCCTACGGTATTATTTTAGGCTTGATATGGATGTTCCTGTTTGCAGTCGTTGGCATTTCACTATTTATTATCCAAGGTTACCGATTGACGAGTTATAAAGAATACGAGCTTCCTTTCATTCTTGTGCCTGAAGCGAAAAGAAGGATTCAAGAAATGATGAATGCTTATAAAAAATCTTTCATATTTAGTATCGTAATCGGAGTAGCATTATGCATATTTTCTCTAATTCCAGTTTTGTTTACAGCTTTATCGTCCATAGATGAATTTATAGTCGTGGGTAGTGGAACGATGTTCGTGATAGCTGGAGTCGGGGTCTTATTGTTTATCTATACTGGAATGATTTGGACGGGCTATCAAAAATTATTAGCTAAAGGCAAATCTGTTGAAGAAGTATATGAAGTTCGGGAGAAGTATAAGCGAAATACAAAAATAACGAATATACTTGAAAATATATACTGGCCAATTTTACTAGTAATCTACTTTTCCTTGAGTTATTTTTCTGGATCATGGGCTTGGTCATGGATCATTTTTCCTATAGGTGGAATTTTACAAAGTACAATCGAATCTATTTTTGGTATTGAAGATTAA
- a CDS encoding VanZ family protein, whose product MKRASKSRYPLFFAWLTVLVWMAIIFWFSSQPASESAQLSFGAMEVGSQVVNHWRVVGAVGFLLFFNLFLIWLKRRSTPLWGKVLIFILFVVFCSVTIYFLLTIVRPRLGINDIRGMNYYTLHNFIRKNAHFFIYMFLGILVKNALSTSDVKGIKAVLIALVICAVYASTDEFHQSFVPGRTALVSDVLIDSTGSFIGIILYSILDWISGKRSIWQAFWNLKA is encoded by the coding sequence ATGAAGAGAGCGTCAAAATCAAGATACCCTTTATTTTTTGCTTGGCTAACGGTATTAGTCTGGATGGCGATCATTTTCTGGTTTTCTTCTCAGCCTGCAAGTGAATCAGCGCAATTAAGTTTTGGTGCTATGGAAGTCGGAAGTCAAGTTGTCAATCATTGGAGAGTTGTTGGAGCGGTAGGGTTTTTACTGTTTTTTAATTTATTTCTCATTTGGTTGAAAAGAAGAAGTACACCGTTGTGGGGTAAAGTGCTAATTTTTATTTTATTTGTTGTATTTTGTAGTGTAACTATCTACTTTCTTTTGACGATTGTTAGACCAAGACTAGGCATTAATGACATTAGAGGCATGAATTATTACACGTTGCATAATTTCATCAGGAAAAATGCTCATTTCTTTATCTATATGTTTCTTGGCATATTAGTGAAAAACGCGCTATCGACTTCAGATGTTAAGGGGATCAAAGCTGTTTTAATTGCACTCGTTATTTGCGCAGTGTATGCATCAACAGATGAATTCCATCAAAGTTTTGTACCTGGAAGAACGGCATTAGTTTCAGATGTTCTCATTGATTCTACTGGATCATTTATTGGCATCATTCTTTATTCAATATTAGACTGGATATCGGGTAAAAGAAGCATCTGGCAAGCTTTCTGGAATTTAAAAGCATAA
- a CDS encoding ABC transporter substrate-binding protein — protein sequence MKSKRSNQLIKQSLLLGSTVLLLSACGNGDDNSSGESASDGNDGRTTLEFWSFWGSGARRDTIESIIEDYNESQDAVTVEHVYQPWGDIWTKSLAAIAGGNAPDVIVQDINSVKQRAEAQQATNIQEYLDADDISGDFYPQLWDTVLYEDEAYALPFNTDTQVLFYNKTAFEEAGLDPETPPATWDELEEMARVLDQGSGDSWEQIGFYPRWNIGADVWALNADGGNAWFDNSGEVAINTPEKVEALEWMLEWQDYYGRDTINQYEAEFGSGVSDPFISGLVSMRGQNINYYTNLMENAPDDFEFGVAPLPEKEEGSGHWSWGGGFVLEVPTNTDHPEESYDFMKYLSSTEVQEEFGMNSFDIMANAEANENLKEHPDLDEMGQMIYELADSNLEVTTITPVPLNAPDFSSLVNTEIDAAFLGQKTAQEALDDAQESVENLAQ from the coding sequence TTGAAATCTAAACGCTCAAATCAATTAATCAAACAAAGTTTACTATTAGGTAGTACAGTTTTACTTTTATCTGCATGTGGTAACGGAGACGATAATTCAAGTGGTGAGTCTGCTTCTGATGGGAATGACGGTAGAACAACACTGGAATTTTGGTCTTTCTGGGGATCTGGAGCTAGAAGAGATACGATTGAATCCATCATTGAAGATTACAATGAGTCTCAAGATGCCGTCACAGTTGAACATGTCTATCAGCCATGGGGAGATATCTGGACTAAGTCTCTAGCAGCTATTGCCGGAGGTAATGCACCGGATGTAATTGTTCAAGATATAAATAGTGTGAAACAAAGAGCAGAAGCGCAACAAGCAACAAATATACAGGAATACTTAGATGCAGATGATATTTCAGGAGACTTTTATCCGCAGCTATGGGACACAGTGCTTTATGAAGATGAAGCCTATGCATTACCATTTAACACAGATACACAAGTATTGTTTTACAATAAAACCGCTTTTGAAGAAGCAGGGCTAGATCCAGAAACACCACCAGCAACTTGGGACGAACTGGAAGAAATGGCTAGAGTATTAGATCAAGGAAGTGGAGATAGCTGGGAACAAATCGGATTTTACCCACGCTGGAATATTGGGGCTGATGTGTGGGCATTAAATGCAGATGGCGGAAATGCATGGTTCGATAATAGCGGAGAAGTTGCGATCAATACTCCTGAAAAGGTAGAAGCGCTAGAATGGATGCTTGAGTGGCAAGATTATTATGGTAGAGATACCATCAACCAATATGAAGCAGAATTTGGTTCAGGTGTATCAGATCCCTTCATTTCCGGTTTAGTATCTATGCGAGGACAAAATATCAACTATTACACCAACTTAATGGAGAATGCTCCAGACGATTTCGAATTCGGTGTGGCGCCTTTACCTGAAAAAGAAGAAGGTAGTGGACACTGGTCATGGGGTGGCGGATTTGTTTTAGAAGTTCCAACTAATACGGACCATCCTGAAGAGTCTTATGATTTCATGAAGTATCTTTCTTCAACAGAAGTACAAGAAGAGTTTGGAATGAACAGTTTTGACATTATGGCGAATGCTGAAGCCAATGAAAACTTAAAAGAACATCCAGATCTTGATGAAATGGGTCAGATGATCTACGAACTTGCCGATTCCAATTTAGAAGTGACTACGATCACTCCGGTACCGCTTAATGCACCGGACTTTTCATCTCTTGTAAATACAGAAATCGATGCAGCCTTTCTAGGTCAGAAAACAGCTCAAGAAGCTCTGGATGATGCACAAGAATCCGTTGAGAATCTTGCTCAGTAA
- a CDS encoding carbohydrate ABC transporter permease, with amino-acid sequence MHATNNQKKTHKPKWNKRKRNEALWGLLFVSPFIIGFIGFMFLPMVFSFIGSFTNYNITSRMDFIGFDNFRRMFTNDQLFLTSLYNTVFYVVLNVPLTTAGGVFLAVLLNRNIRGITIFRTIFYLPAILSGVAVYVLWMQLLSPSSGLINTVLSWVGIAGPSWLFDPNWTKPALILMRLWSVGGAMLLYLATLQNVPNQLYESAEVDGAGPFRKLRHITLPLITPIIFYDVITSTIGAFQIFQEAYVMTENGTGGPANSLLFYNLHMWNKAFVAFDMGYAMAMSLVLFAIVIVLTFINLKLAPRWVHY; translated from the coding sequence ATGCATGCTACTAACAACCAGAAAAAAACTCATAAGCCTAAGTGGAATAAGCGCAAAAGAAATGAAGCTTTGTGGGGATTATTGTTTGTTTCTCCATTTATTATTGGCTTTATCGGCTTTATGTTCTTACCAATGGTTTTTTCTTTTATTGGTAGTTTTACAAACTATAATATTACATCTAGAATGGATTTCATTGGATTTGACAATTTTAGAAGAATGTTTACGAATGACCAATTATTCCTGACCTCCCTTTACAATACTGTATTCTATGTTGTATTAAATGTTCCATTAACGACAGCGGGCGGGGTTTTTCTTGCTGTACTATTGAATCGAAATATCAGAGGAATTACAATTTTCAGAACGATTTTTTATCTGCCAGCTATTTTATCGGGGGTTGCCGTATACGTCTTATGGATGCAGCTGCTTTCTCCCTCAAGTGGTCTGATAAACACAGTATTATCTTGGGTAGGTATTGCCGGTCCTTCATGGTTGTTTGATCCAAATTGGACAAAACCTGCATTGATTCTTATGCGTTTGTGGAGTGTCGGCGGGGCAATGCTTCTGTATTTGGCTACTCTGCAAAACGTACCCAATCAGTTATATGAATCAGCTGAAGTTGATGGAGCCGGACCTTTTAGAAAGTTAAGACACATCACCTTACCACTGATTACACCTATTATTTTTTATGATGTGATTACATCAACCATTGGTGCTTTTCAAATATTCCAAGAAGCTTATGTAATGACAGAAAATGGTACAGGCGGACCAGCCAATTCGCTTCTTTTTTACAACCTTCATATGTGGAATAAAGCCTTTGTTGCTTTTGATATGGGATACGCGATGGCGATGTCACTTGTGTTATTTGCAATCGTTATTGTATTAACATTTATCAATTTGAAACTGGCTCCTAGATGGGTACATTACTAA
- a CDS encoding zinc-binding alcohol dehydrogenase family protein: MTEQMTAYGFEQSKDHNGSIQFEKREIDKPKPIDRQILVEVKAVALNPTDVMTWKMKKPDDTSFTVLGRDVSGTVVEVGEDVTLFEVGDDVFYPGTSNVQGAQADYHLIDERMVAMKPNNLDFAEAAALPLTALTAYETFYDQLNLPKNSSTSPILLIIGAAGGVGSIATQIALNDGIDVIGTASRDESREHLKSLGVKKIIDHKKPFEPQLKELGINSVDYIFLAANADDNIKEVSKIVSARGNVCSILPLSEPLPMTFFSKSVSFNYELMYTRSVYKTEDWIKQHHYLDELRKEVEAGNIHSTINHRFEKITEQTLSEAYDQLMTGHTSGKIVLEHTV, translated from the coding sequence TTGACAGAGCAAATGACTGCATATGGATTCGAACAATCTAAAGATCACAATGGTTCTATTCAATTTGAAAAAAGAGAGATTGATAAGCCGAAACCTATTGATAGACAAATATTAGTAGAAGTTAAAGCCGTAGCGTTGAATCCTACAGACGTCATGACTTGGAAAATGAAGAAACCAGATGATACGAGTTTCACTGTTTTAGGACGCGATGTTTCTGGTACCGTAGTTGAGGTTGGAGAAGACGTTACATTATTCGAAGTTGGCGATGACGTTTTTTATCCTGGAACCAGTAACGTTCAGGGTGCTCAAGCTGATTACCACTTAATTGATGAACGAATGGTTGCTATGAAGCCGAACAACTTAGACTTTGCAGAGGCAGCAGCACTTCCTCTTACAGCGCTAACGGCTTATGAAACGTTTTACGATCAACTCAATCTCCCTAAAAACAGTTCAACATCACCTATCCTTTTAATCATTGGAGCAGCTGGAGGTGTGGGGTCAATCGCTACCCAAATCGCTTTAAACGATGGGATTGATGTCATTGGAACAGCTTCTCGGGATGAATCCAGAGAACATTTGAAATCTCTGGGCGTGAAAAAAATCATCGACCACAAAAAACCTTTCGAACCCCAACTGAAAGAATTGGGGATCAACTCTGTAGATTATATCTTTTTAGCAGCCAACGCTGACGATAATATTAAAGAAGTTAGTAAGATTGTCAGCGCTAGAGGTAACGTTTGTTCTATACTTCCATTAAGCGAACCTCTGCCGATGACATTCTTTTCTAAAAGTGTTTCGTTCAATTATGAATTGATGTATACGAGATCTGTTTATAAAACAGAGGACTGGATTAAACAACATCATTATCTTGATGAATTGAGAAAAGAAGTTGAAGCCGGAAACATACACTCAACAATCAACCACAGATTTGAGAAAATAACTGAACAGACATTGAGTGAAGCTTATGATCAACTGATGACGGGGCATACTAGTGGAAAAATTGTCCTTGAACATACTGTATAA
- a CDS encoding response regulator transcription factor encodes MNKIMIVEDDNTINELLADLLSEQYEVIQAFAGSEALRIIETEKLDLILLDLMLPGITGEEFISNFREQSSVPIIVITAKAEMNVLANVLEIGANDYIAKPFNTVEVLSRVKAQLRDHQNDRNSNSIHKVGSLEMDETTREVKVSESVVSLTQKEYELLKCFVEHPKKVFTKANLFETVWKEAYFGDDNTISVHISRLRKKLSEYSGEDLIETVWGVGFKLKDSE; translated from the coding sequence ATGAATAAAATTATGATTGTCGAAGATGATAACACGATTAACGAACTACTAGCGGATTTGTTAAGTGAACAGTATGAAGTGATCCAGGCTTTCGCTGGTTCTGAAGCATTGAGAATAATTGAAACAGAAAAATTAGATTTAATTTTGTTAGATTTAATGCTACCTGGCATAACAGGAGAAGAATTCATTTCGAACTTTCGTGAACAATCTAGTGTGCCGATTATAGTGATTACTGCAAAAGCAGAAATGAATGTTCTAGCAAATGTACTAGAAATAGGTGCGAATGATTACATAGCTAAACCATTTAATACGGTAGAAGTTCTTTCTAGAGTGAAAGCTCAATTGAGAGATCATCAAAATGACCGGAATAGTAATTCTATCCATAAAGTCGGATCTTTAGAGATGGACGAAACGACGAGAGAAGTTAAAGTATCAGAGTCAGTTGTATCTCTTACTCAAAAAGAATATGAATTACTTAAATGCTTCGTAGAACATCCTAAAAAAGTATTCACTAAGGCGAATCTTTTCGAAACTGTTTGGAAAGAAGCCTATTTTGGTGATGATAATACGATCTCTGTACATATATCAAGATTGAGAAAAAAGTTATCCGAATACAGCGGTGAAGACCTTATTGAAACGGTTTGGGGAGTCGGCTTTAAACTTAAGGATAGTGAATAG
- a CDS encoding PadR family transcriptional regulator produces MISSDVSRGYNDSFILSILNEGDSYGYEISKQIRERTNGQYVMKETTLYSAFTRLKSKGYITSYPGKETQGRKRTYYKITVGGKGLLLEKQKEWQLTKSVVDIFFGGEI; encoded by the coding sequence GTGATCAGTAGTGACGTAAGTAGAGGATATAATGACTCATTTATCTTATCTATTTTAAATGAAGGCGATTCCTACGGATACGAGATCTCTAAACAAATTAGGGAAAGAACAAATGGTCAGTATGTAATGAAAGAAACGACGCTGTATTCTGCCTTTACTCGGTTGAAGTCTAAAGGATATATCACATCTTACCCAGGGAAAGAAACGCAAGGAAGGAAACGAACGTATTATAAGATTACAGTAGGTGGAAAAGGACTGTTATTAGAAAAGCAAAAGGAATGGCAGTTGACAAAATCTGTTGTAGACATATTTTTTGGAGGGGAAATATAA
- a CDS encoding YesL family protein — protein MAIEKNLPKQTSVIVRFTEWFANLSLLNMIWLLFCIPVVTIIPASESLFYVVNKLYKAKEKHPIKLFLSHFKENGWRNFKQDGYLVVIYVLFLFNFMIIRNRTDLPDWMYLFTVAISVLFVLAVLLSIYYLSLKTMIEMKPEKRWLLSFYLVFKYILSNLGLSLAIALLFGLLFLWPTLAIFFSMSLSALISIIVVERNFHKFNKQR, from the coding sequence ATGGCAATAGAAAAAAACCTACCTAAACAGACCTCGGTTATTGTGCGCTTCACAGAATGGTTTGCGAATTTATCGCTTTTGAATATGATATGGTTACTTTTTTGTATTCCAGTCGTAACCATTATACCGGCTTCTGAAAGTTTATTTTATGTGGTCAATAAATTGTATAAGGCAAAAGAAAAGCATCCGATAAAATTGTTTCTTTCTCATTTCAAAGAAAATGGGTGGAGAAATTTCAAACAGGATGGGTATTTAGTGGTTATTTATGTACTATTTCTATTTAATTTTATGATAATCAGAAACAGAACTGATCTTCCAGACTGGATGTATTTATTTACTGTAGCGATATCAGTCTTATTCGTACTAGCCGTATTACTTTCAATCTACTATCTTTCTTTGAAAACTATGATTGAGATGAAACCAGAAAAAAGATGGCTGTTATCTTTCTATCTTGTATTTAAATATATACTGAGTAACCTAGGATTGAGCCTAGCAATTGCTTTATTATTTGGATTATTATTTTTATGGCCAACATTAGCCATATTTTTTAGTATGAGTTTGTCTGCTTTGATTAGCATAATAGTAGTTGAAAGAAATTTTCACAAATTTAATAAGCAAAGATAG
- a CDS encoding ABC transporter ATP-binding protein, producing MENLIETIGLTKRYKKQLALNDVSIHVRQGEIYGLIGKNGAGKSTFFKTLMGLAPEYSGEILLFGERSSAELNDARQRMGFMMGANFFPYLTARENLEYYRKLKGISDASEVDRVLKLVEMDQVNKKFKAFSMGMKQRVSIANALMGSPDIIVLDEPINGLDPQGIADFRKIVQKLNKEQQITFLISSHILGELELMATRFGFIHDGVLIEELDRETIRNKTEEKVVVRTNDVEKTAYLLEQQFDNIDYTVNSGQEIVISKMTDRVDEIAQLIVNNELKLYKLISQEISIQDYYLNLLAKGGEQHV from the coding sequence TTGGAAAATCTGATTGAAACTATTGGGTTAACAAAACGTTACAAAAAACAATTAGCTTTAAATGATGTTTCGATTCATGTAAGACAAGGAGAAATTTACGGGTTAATAGGTAAAAACGGTGCCGGTAAATCTACTTTTTTTAAAACACTAATGGGTTTGGCACCGGAGTATTCAGGTGAAATTTTATTGTTTGGAGAGCGCTCGAGTGCGGAGTTGAATGATGCCCGCCAGCGTATGGGATTTATGATGGGTGCAAACTTTTTCCCTTACTTAACAGCTAGAGAAAATTTAGAATACTACCGAAAATTGAAAGGGATCAGCGACGCTTCGGAAGTTGACCGGGTACTTAAATTAGTGGAAATGGATCAAGTCAATAAAAAGTTCAAGGCGTTTTCAATGGGTATGAAGCAGCGTGTAAGTATCGCGAATGCATTGATGGGGTCTCCAGATATTATTGTTCTTGATGAGCCAATCAATGGACTAGATCCACAAGGGATAGCGGACTTTAGAAAAATTGTTCAAAAATTGAACAAAGAGCAACAAATCACTTTTTTGATCTCTTCGCATATTTTAGGAGAATTGGAACTGATGGCTACTCGATTTGGCTTTATTCATGATGGCGTACTAATTGAAGAATTGGATAGAGAAACCATACGCAATAAAACAGAAGAAAAAGTGGTAGTCAGAACTAATGACGTTGAAAAAACAGCTTATCTTCTGGAACAACAATTTGACAATATTGATTACACTGTGAATAGCGGACAAGAAATTGTGATCTCGAAAATGACAGATAGAGTGGATGAAATTGCTCAATTAATTGTCAATAATGAACTGAAACTCTATAAACTAATCTCACAAGAAATTTCTATTCAAGATTATTATCTGAACTTGCTCGCTAAAGGAGGAGAACAACATGTTTAA
- a CDS encoding carbohydrate ABC transporter permease — protein sequence MLSTSLKPMAEIVRFPPTILPETFVWQNYMDTIQAFPFFKYMGNTLFITAFVVLGNVFSNSFIAYGFAKIDFPGKKILFALVLATMMVPGFVTMIPQYILFTRINWVGTYLPLIVPAFFGSAFNIFLLRQFYMSINNELIEAAQIDGANHLYIWSRLMVPLTKPALITVGIMSFNGAWNDFLGPLLYITKEEMYTLQIGLQSFSNQSTTQWNYLMAGATLVLIPSILLFFFAQKYFIEGMDLTGGTKG from the coding sequence ATGTTAAGTACTTCGTTGAAACCTATGGCAGAGATTGTTAGATTTCCACCAACAATTCTTCCAGAAACATTTGTGTGGCAAAACTATATGGATACGATTCAGGCATTCCCGTTTTTTAAATATATGGGTAATACTTTGTTCATAACTGCATTCGTTGTACTCGGAAATGTTTTTTCCAATTCATTTATAGCTTACGGATTTGCTAAAATAGATTTTCCAGGTAAAAAGATCTTATTTGCACTTGTGCTCGCTACAATGATGGTTCCAGGATTTGTTACAATGATTCCTCAATATATTCTTTTCACGAGAATCAATTGGGTAGGAACGTATTTACCACTCATTGTTCCTGCATTTTTTGGTAGTGCCTTTAATATCTTTTTATTGAGACAGTTTTATATGTCTATCAACAATGAATTAATTGAAGCGGCACAAATCGATGGTGCTAACCACCTATATATATGGAGCCGTTTAATGGTGCCATTAACGAAACCGGCACTCATTACGGTTGGGATTATGTCCTTTAATGGAGCCTGGAATGATTTCTTAGGACCCTTGCTGTATATTACTAAAGAAGAGATGTACACGCTCCAAATAGGTCTTCAGTCATTTTCTAACCAGTCAACGACTCAATGGAATTATTTAATGGCAGGAGCAACTTTAGTTTTAATACCTAGTATATTACTCTTCTTCTTTGCTCAAAAATACTTTATCGAAGGAATGGATCTTACTGGTGGCACGAAAGGATAA
- a CDS encoding aminopeptidase, with amino-acid sequence MSQYLENAQKVFDNNFNLQKEETVLIVTDDKMSEIAHFFYEAAKLNGNEAVLTQFPATYKSGEEPPKAIAEALKHADVALCVTSASLTHTNAKKEAAAGGTRIGTMPGITLEMLEKGAIEADPDTVKTLTAQFTEKLETGSEVKIEKDGEVLEFTISGRKGVPSTGIFWNKGEAGNIPSGEAYIAPIENSANGSLIVDGSIAQLGKVEKPIKLTLVEGRLTEATGEQGAALLDLLGEDKGRIIAEFGIGTNPTARITGVVLEDEKVFGTIHIAFGSNKPFGGQTEAGVHIDCVVQSPTVWLDGEKIMEKGQIV; translated from the coding sequence ATGAGTCAATATTTGGAAAATGCACAAAAAGTATTTGATAATAATTTCAATTTACAAAAAGAAGAAACAGTTTTAATCGTAACAGACGATAAGATGAGCGAAATTGCTCACTTCTTCTATGAAGCGGCTAAACTTAATGGAAACGAAGCTGTGCTTACCCAGTTTCCAGCAACTTATAAAAGTGGAGAAGAACCACCCAAAGCAATTGCTGAGGCACTGAAGCATGCAGATGTTGCTCTATGTGTGACTTCAGCAAGCTTAACCCACACCAACGCTAAAAAAGAAGCAGCTGCTGGTGGCACAAGAATTGGGACAATGCCTGGAATTACATTAGAGATGTTAGAAAAAGGCGCGATAGAAGCTGATCCAGATACTGTCAAAACCCTTACTGCTCAGTTCACAGAAAAGCTAGAAACAGGTTCAGAAGTCAAAATCGAAAAAGACGGAGAAGTTCTTGAATTTACGATTTCTGGCAGAAAAGGCGTTCCCAGTACAGGTATCTTTTGGAATAAGGGAGAAGCAGGGAATATCCCTTCTGGGGAAGCTTACATTGCTCCAATAGAAAATTCTGCAAATGGCTCATTAATCGTAGATGGTTCAATCGCTCAGTTAGGTAAAGTAGAAAAGCCTATAAAGTTAACGCTTGTAGAAGGAAGATTAACAGAAGCTACTGGAGAGCAAGGTGCTGCATTATTGGACCTATTAGGAGAAGACAAAGGGAGAATAATAGCAGAGTTTGGTATCGGTACAAATCCAACTGCTCGTATAACAGGTGTGGTTCTTGAAGACGAGAAAGTTTTTGGAACAATCCATATCGCCTTTGGAAGCAACAAACCTTTTGGTGGTCAAACAGAAGCTGGTGTTCATATTGACTGCGTAGTACAAAGTCCGACTGTTTGGTTAGATGGAGAAAAAATCATGGAAAAAGGACAGATTGTTTAA